The Stigmatella ashevillena genomic sequence TCCCAGTACTGCGACTGGCCGATGGGCACCGAGCGGAACAGCCCCGGGTAGGCACAGGTGGCGTGGATGGCCGGGGCCAGCTCTCCCGAGGTGAACACATCGTGCGTGCCCTGGGTGAGGTTCGCGGCCACCAGCAGCAGCGGGTGCGGCAGCTCTTCGAACGTACGCACCGGCAGGTTGTCCTCCAGCAGTGTCCGGAAGCGCCGGCCCTTGAGCAGGCCCGTGAAGCCGTGCCCCTTGCGCACGTCCCTCACCGCCCCCAGAGGGTCTGGATCCCAGAAGTTCTCCCGCGTTTGCTTCAGCAGCAGCTCCTCCATCTCGGGAATCGGCATGCCCGCAGCGCCGAGCGCCGCCACCATGCCTCCCGCCGAAGTGCCCGCGTAGGCCGTGGGTTGGATCCCCGCTCCCGCCAGCCCCTTGAGGAAGCCGGCGTGACCGTAGAAACCGAAATAGCCCGCGGAGAGGACGAGCCCGATGCGTTTGCCTTCGAGGAGCTGATGCAAGGTGGGGGAGGCCATGGCGCCCACATAGACGAGTGTCTCCCGGGGAGCAACGCGCCGCGTCGCGCATCCGAGTGGTGTCTTCCCAGGAATCGATGTATGTTGATTCACCGATATGGATGTCCTCTCCCAGTCCTTTCGCGTCCTTGGGGATGCGACACGGCTGCGGATTCTGCGCCTCGTGGCGCAGACTCCGCTGAACGTGACGGAGCTGGTGTCCCTGGTGGGGGTGGCCCAGTCCTCCGTGTCTCACCACCTGGGCAAGCTCAAGGGGTTGGGCCTCATCGGCGAGGAGCGGCAGGCCGGCTTCAGCTACTACTCCCTCGCCTTGGAGCCGGCCGACAGCCGCTGGCCGCTCATCCGCCTGGCGCAGGAGGCCGAGGACGACACCGGAGACTCCGCCCGGCTGAAGGATCTGCTCCGCGCGCGGGAGGATCGGCAGGCGCTCAATGAGCGGCTCCTCGAGCCGGGCCAGTCCTGGTACCTGTGGGCGGGCGCGCTCGCGTCCTTGCTGCCGCCGCTGGATGTGGCGGACTTTGGCTGCGGTTCGGGGACCCTCTCCGTGGCCATTGCCCGCTGGGCCCACCGGGTCTGGGCCATTGATCAGAACCCGGAGGCGCTCTCTCAGGCGAAGGAGCGGGCCACGCGCGAGGGCCGCTCCAACATCCAGTTCCTGTGCGAGAACCTGCACCGGCTGTCGCTGCCGGCGGGGGAGAGGGATCTCGTCGTCATCTCCCAGAGCCTCCACCACGTGGAATCCCCGGCCGCGGTGCTGGCCGAGGCCTGGCGGTTGCTCAAGCCCGGGGGCAAGTTGGTGGTGCTGGAGCTCATGCCGCACGAAGAGCGCTGGGTGCTCGACCGGCTGGGCCACAAGCACCTGGGCTTCCCGCCCGAATTTCTCGAAACCGCGTTGCGTGAGACCGGTTTCCAATCCCTCAACCGAGAGGTTCATGCGCGAGACGGGACCAGCTCGTTTCGCGTGTTCCTCCTGACCGGAGTCAAGCCCGCATGAGTCACCTGCCCGCCCCCCTGCCGCCGCCCCCTGGTGAGAATGGCCGCCGCGTCGAGGCTCTGCGCGCCGCGATGCGCGAGCGCGTCCTGGTGCTCGATGGTGCCATGGGCACGCTCATCCAGGCCCAGAACCTCAAGATGGCCGACTTCGGTGGGGCCGAGTACGAGGGCTGCAACGAGCACCTCGTGCTCACCCGGCCGGATGTCATCCAGGGCATCCATGCGGAGTACTTCGCCGCGGGCGCCGATGTGACGGAGACGGACACCTTTGGCGCTACGCCGCTGGTGCTCGCCGAGTTCGGTCTGGGGCACAAGGCGCTGGAGATCAACATCCAGGCTTCACGGCTGGCCCGCCAGGCGGCCGCTGATGCCGAGGCCCGGGATGGCCAGATGCGCTGGGTGGCCGGTTCCATCGGGCCCACCACCAAGGCCATCTCGGTGACGGGCGGCATCACCTTCGATGAGCTGGTGAACCAGTTCGAGGCGCAGACCGAGGGGCTCGCCATCGGGGGCTCGGACTACCTGCTGGTGGAGACGTGCCAGGACACCCGCAACGTGAAGGCGGCGCTCCTGGGCATCGAGCGGGCCTTCCGCAAGCTGGGCTATGCGCTGCCCGTGGCGGTGTCCGGCACCATCGAGCCCATGGGGACGATGCTGGCGGGCCAGTCGGTGGAGAGCCTCGCCGCGTCGCTGGAGCATGTGGAGCTGCTCTACCTGGGCCTCAACTGTGCCACCGGTCCAGAGTTCATGACGGACCACCTGCGCTCCCTGTCCGGCATGAGCACCTTCGCCGTCTCGTGCGTGCCCAACGCAGGCCTGCCGGACGAGAACGGGAACTACCTGGAGTCGCCGGAGATGCTCGCCCGCTCGCTGCGGCGCTTCTGTGAGCACGGCTGGCTCAACGTGGTGGGAGGCTGTTGTGGCACGCGCCCAAGCCACATCCGCGCCATCGCCGATGCGGTGAAGGGGCTCCGGCCCCGGAGCGCCGCGGTCCAACCGCGCTCCACGCTGTCCGGCGTGGACTTCCTGGAGGTGACGGACGATCTGCGCCCCATCATCGTGGGAGAGCGCACCAACGTCATCGGCAGCAAGAAGTTCAAGGAGCTCATCGTCGCCGAGCAGTACGAGGATGCCTCGGAGGTGGCCCGCGCCCAGGTGAAGCGGGGCGCCCAGGTCATCGATATCTGCTTGGCGAACCCGGACCGCGATGAGCTGGAGGACATGAACCGCTTCCTGGACGTGGTCGTCAAGAAGGTGCGTGTGCCCTTGATGATCGACTCCACGGACGAGAAGGTCATCGAGCGGGCGCTGACCTACTGTCAGGGCAAGGCCATCATCAACTCGGTCAACCTGGAGGATGGCGAGGAGCGCTTCGAGAAGGTGGTGCCCCTGGCGCGCCAGTACGGCGCGGCGCTGGTGGTGGGCTGCATCGACGAGGTGGGCATGGCCGTCACCCGCCAGCGCAAGCTGGAGGTGGCTCAGCGCTCCGTGGAGCTGCTCACGGGGAAGTACGGCATGAAGGCGGAGGATCTGTACTTCGATCCGCTGGTGTTCCCGTGCGCCTCGGGTGACGCGCAGTACACGGGCAGCGCCGTGGAGACCATCGAGGGCGTGCGCCTCATCAAGCAGCGCTTCCCTCAATGCAAGACGGTGCTGGGCATCTCCAACGTGTCCTTCGGTCTGCCCACCGCGGGCCGCGAGGTGCTCAACTCCGTGTTCCTCTACCACTGTGTCCAGTCCGGGTTGGACATGGCGCTGGTGAACTCGGAGAAGCTGGAGCGCTACCCGTCGCTGCCCCAGGAGGAGCGCAC encodes the following:
- a CDS encoding patatin-like phospholipase family protein, with the protein product MASPTLHQLLEGKRIGLVLSAGYFGFYGHAGFLKGLAGAGIQPTAYAGTSAGGMVAALGAAGMPIPEMEELLLKQTRENFWDPDPLGAVRDVRKGHGFTGLLKGRRFRTLLEDNLPVRTFEELPHPLLLVAANLTQGTHDVFTSGELAPAIHATCAYPGLFRSVPIGQSQYWDGGLVDKAPALALSENAIGKDLDVLLVHYLPSKTRKVVGGPLVYAQGLATASSALRHDHFRLQLSLLETRKVPVYVVTSNLPPVTATTLERGFGAMDQARLSAERALARPPQKFEAS
- a CDS encoding ArsR/SmtB family transcription factor, whose translation is MDVLSQSFRVLGDATRLRILRLVAQTPLNVTELVSLVGVAQSSVSHHLGKLKGLGLIGEERQAGFSYYSLALEPADSRWPLIRLAQEAEDDTGDSARLKDLLRAREDRQALNERLLEPGQSWYLWAGALASLLPPLDVADFGCGSGTLSVAIARWAHRVWAIDQNPEALSQAKERATREGRSNIQFLCENLHRLSLPAGERDLVVISQSLHHVESPAAVLAEAWRLLKPGGKLVVLELMPHEERWVLDRLGHKHLGFPPEFLETALRETGFQSLNREVHARDGTSSFRVFLLTGVKPA
- the metH gene encoding methionine synthase, with protein sequence MSHLPAPLPPPPGENGRRVEALRAAMRERVLVLDGAMGTLIQAQNLKMADFGGAEYEGCNEHLVLTRPDVIQGIHAEYFAAGADVTETDTFGATPLVLAEFGLGHKALEINIQASRLARQAAADAEARDGQMRWVAGSIGPTTKAISVTGGITFDELVNQFEAQTEGLAIGGSDYLLVETCQDTRNVKAALLGIERAFRKLGYALPVAVSGTIEPMGTMLAGQSVESLAASLEHVELLYLGLNCATGPEFMTDHLRSLSGMSTFAVSCVPNAGLPDENGNYLESPEMLARSLRRFCEHGWLNVVGGCCGTRPSHIRAIADAVKGLRPRSAAVQPRSTLSGVDFLEVTDDLRPIIVGERTNVIGSKKFKELIVAEQYEDASEVARAQVKRGAQVIDICLANPDRDELEDMNRFLDVVVKKVRVPLMIDSTDEKVIERALTYCQGKAIINSVNLEDGEERFEKVVPLARQYGAALVVGCIDEVGMAVTRQRKLEVAQRSVELLTGKYGMKAEDLYFDPLVFPCASGDAQYTGSAVETIEGVRLIKQRFPQCKTVLGISNVSFGLPTAGREVLNSVFLYHCVQSGLDMALVNSEKLERYPSLPQEERTLAEDLLYNRGTDPVTPFAAHFRERKPQKAATSSLPLEERLQRYIIEGSRDGLFADLDLAMEKYGPLEIINGPLMKGMDEVGRLFGANELIVAEVLQSAESMKAAVGHLEPRMSQTQTATRGKIVLATVKGDVHDIGKNLVEIILANNGFQVVNLGIKVPPEQLVQAVREHRPDMLGLSGLLVKSAHQMVATAEDLKRAGVEVPILVGGAALSRNFVDKNIAPAYSGTVAYAQDAMSGLDLAKQIVDPQGHDKLRQELAERRAKLAQEVKDRPKVSAPVAPATRSKSVRVLEKVPAVPDYERHVLTNTPLDHIWKFINPVMLYGRHLGLRGSSRALGTPAEAELGKTEEGRKALALKEAVEELKAFLRGGVMHARAVFQFFKAGSEGNRVLLFDGLTGEQKAAFDFPRQEKEDGLCLADYVLPLEGGKPRDNLGMFVTTAGGGIREISEEFKARGEFLKMHAVQALALETAEGYAELLHTQLRSMWGFPDRPETTMLERFRAEYEGKRYSFGYPACPRLEDQALLFAALRPEEIGVQLTDGFMMEPEASVSAVVFHHPQAHYFSVT